A window of Eubacteriaceae bacterium ES3 contains these coding sequences:
- a CDS encoding GyrI-like domain-containing protein, with the protein MAFDYKKEYKEFYMPKNKPAIVDIPTMNYLAVRGQGDPNADGGEYKQSIELLYGIAYTIKMSKNSEHQINGYFDFVVPPLEGFWWQDGVQGVDYAHKEDFIFISLIRLPDFVSKEDFDWAISEATRKKKRDFSKVEFFNYSEGLCVQSMHLGPYDNEPVTVEAMHAFIADQGYELDISDTRYHHEIYLSDARKVASEKLKTVVRHPIKKL; encoded by the coding sequence ATGGCTTTTGATTACAAAAAAGAGTATAAAGAATTTTATATGCCTAAAAATAAGCCAGCCATAGTAGACATCCCAACTATGAATTATCTGGCGGTACGCGGCCAGGGTGATCCAAACGCTGACGGTGGTGAATACAAGCAGTCAATAGAGCTTTTATATGGAATCGCTTATACAATCAAGATGAGCAAAAATAGTGAACACCAGATCAATGGTTATTTTGATTTTGTTGTTCCACCTCTGGAAGGTTTCTGGTGGCAGGATGGTGTCCAGGGTGTTGATTATGCGCACAAAGAAGATTTCATTTTCATCTCATTAATTCGCTTGCCGGATTTTGTCAGCAAAGAAGATTTTGATTGGGCGATTTCAGAAGCGACACGTAAGAAAAAAAGAGATTTTTCAAAGGTTGAATTTTTCAACTATTCGGAAGGTTTATGCGTCCAGAGTATGCACCTCGGCCCTTATGATAATGAACCAGTGACGGTTGAAGCCATGCATGCTTTTATTGCCGACCAGGGCTATGAGCTGGATATTTCGGATACCCGTTACCACCATGAGATTTATCTCAGCGATGCTCGTAAAGTAGCGTCGGAAAAACTTAAGACGGTGGTCAGGCATCCAATAAAAAAATTATAG